Proteins encoded by one window of Sinorhizobium arboris LMG 14919:
- a CDS encoding amino acid ABC transporter permease: MNVASLATQPADSKYEVAHLKLVPKRHIGRMIAAGVVLLLLAGLVRAFSVGQIEWSYVRDFLFAPAILAGLYNTLLMTVAAMGLGIVLGVVVAIMRISGNPVLSSIAVGYVWVFRGAPALLQLMLWFNLALIFPTLGIPGLFEFRTVDVMTPFVAAVLGLGISQGAYTSEVVRSGLLSVDAGQYEAARTIGMTQMMMLRRIVLPQAMRVMVPPVGNEVIGMVKLTSLASVIQYSEILHNAQIIYFANTRVLELLLVASFWYLLVVSVLSIGQHYIERYFGRGSKSIRSSM, encoded by the coding sequence ATGAATGTGGCAAGCCTCGCAACTCAGCCTGCGGATTCCAAATACGAGGTCGCCCACCTGAAACTGGTGCCGAAGCGCCATATCGGGAGGATGATCGCAGCGGGCGTCGTGCTCCTGCTGCTTGCGGGCCTCGTGCGGGCCTTCAGCGTCGGGCAGATCGAATGGAGCTATGTCCGCGATTTTCTCTTCGCGCCCGCCATCCTCGCCGGCCTCTACAACACCCTGCTGATGACCGTTGCCGCCATGGGGCTCGGCATCGTCCTCGGCGTCGTTGTCGCCATCATGCGGATATCGGGCAATCCAGTGCTGTCGTCGATCGCCGTCGGCTATGTCTGGGTCTTTCGCGGCGCCCCGGCGCTGCTGCAGCTGATGCTGTGGTTCAATCTCGCGCTGATCTTCCCGACGCTCGGCATTCCGGGACTGTTCGAGTTCAGGACCGTCGACGTCATGACGCCCTTCGTCGCCGCCGTACTCGGGCTCGGCATATCGCAGGGCGCCTATACTTCGGAAGTGGTGCGAAGCGGGCTTCTGTCCGTCGACGCCGGCCAATACGAGGCTGCGCGCACGATCGGCATGACGCAGATGATGATGCTGCGCCGTATCGTCCTGCCGCAGGCGATGCGCGTCATGGTGCCGCCGGTCGGCAACGAGGTGATCGGCATGGTGAAGCTGACGTCGCTCGCAAGCGTCATCCAGTATTCCGAGATCCTCCACAATGCGCAGATCATCTATTTCGCCAACACCCGCGTACTCGAACTGCTGCTGGTCGCAAGCTTCTGGTACCTGCTGGTCGTCTCCGTGCTCTCGATAGGGCAGCACTATATCGAGCGCTATTTCGGCCGCGGTTCGAAGTCGATCCGCTCGTCCATGTGA
- a CDS encoding amino acid ABC transporter ATP-binding protein translates to MNQDILVKAIDVTKNYGTFRALDKVSLDVARGEVSCIIGPSGSGKSTLLRCINLLERMDGGAIWVKDELIGYRRDGDNLYEISDAEISRQRRRIGMVFQRFNLFPHMTALENIIEGPVQVLGEPVKEARDRAAALLERVGLADKANHYPSELSGGQQQRVAIARAMGMRPDLILFDEPTSALDPELVSEVLDVMRDLAASGMTMIVVTHELGFARNVANTVTFMETGKVVETGLASEVLSTPKSARTAEFIKAVHS, encoded by the coding sequence ATGAACCAGGATATTCTCGTCAAGGCTATCGACGTCACGAAGAACTACGGCACGTTCCGCGCTCTCGACAAGGTCAGCCTGGACGTCGCCCGCGGAGAGGTGAGCTGCATCATCGGTCCTTCGGGTTCGGGCAAGAGCACGCTTCTGCGCTGCATCAATCTCCTGGAACGCATGGACGGCGGAGCGATCTGGGTCAAAGACGAACTGATCGGCTACCGCCGCGACGGCGACAATCTCTACGAGATCAGCGATGCGGAAATCTCGCGGCAGCGGCGGCGGATCGGCATGGTGTTCCAGCGCTTCAACCTGTTCCCGCACATGACCGCCCTGGAAAACATCATCGAGGGGCCGGTGCAGGTGCTCGGCGAGCCGGTGAAGGAAGCGCGCGACAGGGCCGCGGCATTGCTGGAGCGGGTGGGCCTCGCGGATAAGGCGAACCATTATCCTTCGGAGCTTTCCGGGGGCCAGCAGCAGCGCGTCGCGATCGCCCGCGCCATGGGCATGCGGCCGGATCTCATCCTCTTCGACGAACCGACATCGGCGCTCGACCCGGAGCTCGTGTCGGAAGTGCTCGACGTGATGCGGGACCTTGCCGCTTCCGGCATGACGATGATCGTCGTCACCCATGAGCTGGGCTTCGCCCGCAACGTGGCAAACACCGTGACCTTCATGGAGACCGGCAAGGTGGTCGAAACAGGCTTGGCATCGGAGGTTCTCAGCACCCCGAAAAGTGCCCGAACGGCGGAGTTCATCAAAGCCGTTCACAGCTG
- the argH gene encoding argininosuccinate lyase, with translation MTEPTQLWGGRFKSGPSEALANLSRAPRSYFRLYREDIAGSRAHACELKRAGVLDESEFSAIRAALEGIEADVGAGREEPIAADEDLHTFLERLLMARLGALGGKLRAGRSRNDQTANNTRLYLRRMARELCRGVIAIEEALTEQASRHAETVMPGFTHLQPAQPVVLGHHLMAHAQSLLRDLQRFADWDRRFDRSPLGAAALAGSGIARRPDLSAIDLGYSAACENSIDAVAARDHVAEFLFICSLVAVDLSRLAEEICLWSSKQFSWVRLHDSYSTGSSIMPQKKNPDVAELTRGMSGTLIGNIAGFLATMKAMPLAYNRDLAEDKRSLFETIDVLELILPAFAGMVGTLEFDVEKLREEAPKGFTLATEVADWLVGRNVPFAEAHEITGAVVRYCEERGHDLAGLTAEDLPRIDPRLQPEMLAALALEKALASRNGYGATAPERVREQIARFETALAECRAFAGGPIGGTAFAGAKNGAEEARRR, from the coding sequence ATGACTGAGCCCACTCAGCTTTGGGGTGGACGATTCAAGTCCGGACCGTCGGAAGCGCTTGCAAACCTGTCCCGCGCGCCGCGATCTTACTTTCGGCTTTACAGGGAAGATATTGCAGGTTCTCGCGCCCATGCTTGCGAACTGAAGCGGGCCGGCGTCCTGGACGAGAGTGAGTTCTCCGCGATACGCGCGGCCCTGGAAGGCATCGAGGCCGATGTCGGTGCCGGCCGCGAGGAGCCGATTGCGGCCGACGAGGATCTGCATACCTTTCTCGAACGCCTGTTGATGGCGCGCCTCGGCGCGCTCGGCGGCAAGCTTCGCGCCGGGCGGTCGCGCAACGACCAGACGGCAAACAATACGCGCCTTTATCTCCGGCGCATGGCGCGGGAGCTTTGCCGGGGCGTCATCGCCATCGAAGAAGCCCTGACGGAGCAGGCATCCCGCCATGCGGAAACCGTGATGCCCGGCTTTACCCATCTTCAGCCGGCCCAGCCGGTCGTGCTCGGCCACCACCTCATGGCGCACGCGCAGTCGCTGCTGCGCGACCTGCAGCGCTTTGCCGACTGGGACCGCCGCTTCGACCGCTCGCCTCTGGGGGCGGCCGCGCTGGCCGGATCCGGCATTGCGCGCCGCCCCGATCTCTCCGCCATCGATCTCGGCTATTCGGCCGCTTGCGAGAACTCCATCGATGCGGTCGCCGCGCGCGATCACGTCGCCGAATTCCTCTTCATCTGCTCGCTGGTGGCGGTGGATCTTTCGCGGCTTGCGGAGGAAATCTGCCTGTGGAGTTCCAAGCAGTTCAGCTGGGTGCGGCTGCATGATTCCTATTCCACCGGCTCCTCGATCATGCCGCAGAAGAAGAACCCCGACGTCGCCGAACTGACGCGCGGCATGTCGGGCACGCTGATCGGCAACATCGCCGGTTTCCTCGCGACCATGAAGGCGATGCCGCTCGCCTATAACCGCGATCTCGCCGAGGACAAGCGCAGCCTGTTCGAGACGATCGACGTTCTCGAACTGATCCTGCCCGCCTTCGCCGGCATGGTGGGAACGCTGGAATTCGACGTGGAGAAGCTGCGCGAGGAGGCGCCGAAGGGTTTTACGCTCGCGACCGAAGTGGCCGACTGGCTGGTGGGCCGGAACGTGCCTTTCGCGGAAGCGCACGAGATCACCGGCGCAGTGGTGCGCTATTGCGAAGAGCGCGGACACGACCTTGCCGGCCTGACGGCGGAGGACCTGCCGCGGATCGATCCGCGGCTTCAGCCGGAGATGCTGGCGGCACTCGCGCTCGAAAAGGCGCTTGCGAGCAGAAACGGCTACGGTGCAACCGCGCCGGAGCGGGTTCGCGAGCAGATTGCCCGCTTCGAAACGGCGCTCGCCGAATGCCGCGCCTTTGCCGGCGGCCCGATCGGCGGCACGGCCTTTGCGGGAGCCAAGAACGGCGCAGAGGAGGCGCGACGCCGATGA